Proteins from one Triticum aestivum cultivar Chinese Spring chromosome 7A, IWGSC CS RefSeq v2.1, whole genome shotgun sequence genomic window:
- the LOC123147510 gene encoding uncharacterized protein: protein MKHFSGVLNFQRESWRYLQTKQQKPRHSEKVVCCIHMILRVISIPRQMILQLMENVNSSAAEWRLSVSTELQGYNIHGADCESQPKPRSLFNFSQQTIQLKPPWPSFSCNCQAVQVRSALLTGDPPDDYVDTNSSLSSWTRWAASILFQTAHLWVRPLPTPSHLPDELSFTPVWFASSLIGPPVENMYSRIKLRPLPWPSWECYRGWKFLVRQAPSFIEGRSHHPWPILVYWGSLELNLILRSPHTSILDQMRQYEYERRTSLGSVTQISGGHEAVQGTMMRMDISTNWHFLRKEEFERSGIYSHDSMIFGGKEALIARLLTITGSQRQWFSSSSAHIFIEENVPEICNQPTLCARVLHGQRIPVLDAPIHAECVPSCFCATLYSKDLGLHTSARGFLLLPNNNGTSGAWLQREKFQRGRGVTVLATFFEQAPIGHRYYHDFGATATTTTSATTMPTTITTKVSH, encoded by the exons ATGAAGCATTTTTCTGGTGTTCTTAATTTCCAAAGAGAATCATGGAGGTATCTTCAAACTAAGCAACAGAAACCACGACATTCTGAGAAGGTTGTTTGTTGCATCCATATGATCTTAAGAGTCATTTCTATTCCTCGTCAGATGATACTGCAATTAATGGAGAATGTGAACTCGAGTGCTGCGGAATGGAGGTTGTCTGTTTCAACTGAGCTACAAGGTTATAACATACATGGCGCCGATTGTGAGAGCCAACCAAAGCCACGATCACTGTTCAATTTCAGTCAACAGACAATCCAACTaaagccaccatggccatcattttCATGCAATTGCCAAGCTGTGCAGGTGCGGTCAGCATTACTTACCGGTGACCCACCTGATGACTACGTTGACACCAACTCCAGTCTGTCGTCGTGGACACGATGGGCAGCGTCAATCCTGTTCCAAACTGCGCATCTATGGGTGCGGCCACTGCCTACACCATCCCATCTTCCAGATGAGCTGAGCTTCACTCCCGTCTGGTTCGCATCTTCACTAATTGGTCCTCCTGTTGAGAACATGTACAGCAGAATAAAGTTGCGACCGCTTCCATGGCCATCCTGGGAGTGTTACAGAGGCTGGAAGTTTTTGGTCAGGCAAGCGCCATCCTTCATAGAAGGGAGGTCTCATCATCCGTGGCCAATATTGGTATATTGGGGCAGTCTGGAGTTGAACCTTATACTGCGTAGTCCTCATACTAGTATTTTAGATCAAATGCGTCAGTATGAGTATGAAAGACGTACTAGCCTGGGAAGTGTTACCCAAATCAGTGGTGGTCATGAAGCAGTGCAGGGCACTATGATGCGTATGGATATATCAACGAATTGGCATTTTTTGCGAAAAGAAGAATTTGAGAGGAGTGGAATTTATTCACATGACAGCATGATATTTGGTGGCAAGGAAGCGCTTATCGCGCGATTATTAACCA TCACAGGTTCACAACGACAATGGTTTTCAAGTAGTTCTGCTCATATATTTATCGAGGAAAATGTTCCAGAGATTTGCAATCAGCCGACCTTGTGTGCAAGAGTGCTACACGGCCAACGTATACCAGTCTTAGATGCCCCAATTCATGCTGAATGTGTTCCATCTTGTTTCTGTGCTACACTCTATTCAAAGGATCTGGGGTTACATACTTCTGCTAGAGGATTCTTGCTCCTTCCAAATAACAATGGTACATCTGGTGCATGGTTGCAGCGAGAAAAATTTCAACGAGGGAGGGGTGTCACAGTTCTGGCTACATTCTTTGAGCAAGCCCCCATTGGCCACCGCTACTACCACGACTTCGGCGCCACCGCTACTACCACGACTTCGGCCACAACGATGCCGACAACGATCACAACTAAAGTATCTCACTGA